A region of the Vanrija pseudolonga chromosome 2, complete sequence genome:
GCGtgacaccccacccactctGGGCACGGCGTTGGTTCTGTCGAATAGCATGTTGGTTGTTGGTTCACTGTGATGAATGTTGTTTGTTGTGCCGAGCCGCGGCAATTGCGTCGACGAATGGCAACAAGTCGCGCATGACCACTGGCTGATAACGAGCAGACGCCGTCTTGGCAACTGGCACTACTGCATCATCATCATACTTCACTTCAACCCAGAATCTGACATGTCAGCGTCGTGCAACTCGGTCGCGCAGGACTCACCTCATCAACCCTCTTGagacatcctcctcgtcgctggaGACTCGGCCGTGGCTCTCGATTACGCCGCCGGGCCAGTACAGCCATGGAACACCGCCTCGACGTTGTTCCCATCCGCGTCCGTGACGAACGCGCCATAGTAGCCGGGGTGGTACTGGGGACGGGGCCCGGGCTTGCCATTACAcgtggcgccggcagcgagcgcggcagcgtggaacgcgtcgacctgctcggtcgacgacgccgagaaggcaaCATGCGCGTCGTTGCTccccgcggcgcgcttcttgcTGTCGCTGATCCAGAAGGCGGgcttgccgtcgctgccgaacccgccgacgccggcgccgcccgtGTGCTCGCGCGGGATCTCCATGATCAGCTTGGAGCcgaggggcgcgagcgcggccgtgTAGAACGCCTTGGCGGTGTCGTAGTTTGACACTTGGACGCCGATGTGGTCGAGCATTGTGTGGATGGGGTTGGGGGGttgggcgagtcgagcgggTAGGGGTAAGGAGGTGGTGTTGTGCAACGTTGCAACGCGCTCCAAGTCGTCCTTTATACCGCTGGCACTTTGGGACGCCTCGGTCCCGAAGTTGGTTGACGCGAAGCGAGAAGTGACGTCAACCACTGTCAACTGAGATCTATTcgcctccacccacccacccccacccacccacttTCCTCATCCTTCCGACGCGCCGGGCTCGTCACGCTCACCGTCGGCGATGACAAACAATAGCACGGTGCGGCCGGGCTCAATCACGTTGGGAGCCGAAAGGGgcgtgcgagcgagcaagcggACAGCGCCCACTcaacctcgcggcggcctcggcgccgagtgggggagggcaaggcccccaccccagcccgGTACGCCGGCAGCCGCTTACGGCTTGCGCTGGGTAAGACAGGCCTGACATCTTATTGACAAACGACAGTGTGGTGTCTGCTCACCGTCGTCTGCACGTTCACTACGAGGACGGCATGCCGAGGaagcagtggcagtggctcGGAGCCAGCGCCAAGTCCGAGCCGAGGCAAGGCGATCTTCTTTCCATTCCCTCTGCAAGTCTGTGCCAACAGAGCCTGATGGCAGTGCTAGCCAAGCTCACTCACTCATCCACTCACGCTCCCCTCGAGCCacgctcactcactcactcactcactcattCACTCACTCGACTACAGAAGGCAGACTTCGCTTCCTCGCAGCACCCTACATCCCACAAACACCACACAGTCGTCTGGCCACAGCCCAGCCAACCCAAACTCGCTCGCACCGCACAGCAACCTGTGAACGTCACCAACGGTCCCATGGTCGTGATTGCTTCCCACTTCTCAAGTGCACGAGCCAAGCCGCGGGGTTCTCAcctctcggcggcggcgctcgtggCCCAGGCATAAAGGCTCCTGCCGGACTCGCGAGACGAtcaacccacccacccgcgcAACACCATGCccaagctcgccgtcctcctcgccgccctcgtgctcgccctcgtcatgGTGACCctcacggccgccgcgccaatCGCCCACACCGACtggcgcgacctcgccctgcgcgccctcgcgccaCCTGCCAAAGTCGAGGTGTGCCCCCGGCCGGTGGTCAAGAGCttgcgcgggcggcgcgtcgtgaTCGCCGAGATGCCGGTGCGGCCTGGGGGGTGAGTGCgcgcggctggggcgggctGATGCGAGGCGCGCGTAGAGATGTCTTCTGACATGGACCAAGCGTTGCTCGTACCTGCGCTCCTGCGCCGATTGCCTCGCCCAAGACCACGGTTGCtgttcgtcgtcgtgccctcCAGATGGCGCCAGGCTCCTAaacccccctccccctccctccccctccacctAGCGCTGGCCAACAGACAATGACAATGTATGCGAGTGGACGCTGTATTTTCTATGCATCAGACACCCAAAAAGAATCTTTGCTGTCTATTCCTCATTCCAAGGTATGATTTGAAACTGCTTCAACCTAACCAACGCCAGCGCGAAGCTATTGGTGTGACCACGGTTCTGCTAAATACCCTTTTAACCCCTTTGTCTATGCGCAGGGCCAGTAGTATTAGACATCCCCGACTAGTGACTCCAATTAGTCGGCCATTAACGCCGACGCAATGCCGACATTAACAGCGTGACTAATCTTGAATTTACCCGGTAATAGGGGTCCTTTAAGGGACCTATCGACCGTCACAAGGTCTCCTATTACCGGTTGGTTTCGTAATGCACTAGCGGCCTAGATATTCACAGTGTAATAGGTGTCTTGGAATAGTCACAATGGAGATAGACTCCAAGACACCCTCTCGCCTCACCCTTTTGTCTCACGGGGAATCGAACCCCGACATCGATTAATTGCGTATGTTGCATTTCTTAACCGTTGTGCGATGAGAAACATCACATTTCTGCAAAAAGACCTTCTGTATCACTCGTCAGTCGCCGACAAGCATCTGGCGTTTGGTcgtccaccacgccgcctcAAACGCCTCCTCACATGCCTCGTCAATGACGCGGTTCAAACTGACCGCGCCTCCACTTCAGGTGTCCCCAACCAGTTGGGCCCAATCTCACAAAGTACTCATCgcgtctctctctctcactccCTCTCTTACTCTTACTCTAACAATGACGACAAGCCCACCATGGCCACCCAAGCGGTGCTAacccccctcctcgccctcccctccctcctcagCCCGGCAGCGCCAGAGCTGGtcatcgccctcctcgccctcgccaccctcgccctcgcgcggcgtCTCGACCCGCCGTACTGCCTACTCGCGCTGTACCCGACCCTCCTCGGCTCCCTGCTGGCACTGTGCATCTCCGCGCCGTCCGAGTCCGCAGTGCTCATCACCCTTCCTCGCAGACTGCGTGCCCTCGCGCGtgtcttcctcctcctgtGGATCCGGGACGAGGTGACCTCTGGTCGGCCGCGCGTACCCGTTGCGCTGATTTACGGGTGTGGTGATTTGATGATTGCactgctcggcctgctggcccCTTCTGTAAGTCGCCACGTCTGTGCGTCCTTTGGTGTCTCActcgctcactcactctTTGCAGGACTATACCATCCCCGACCGACTCGCCACCCGCATCGTCGCAATGTCAACCTGACACTTGAGCTCCTCCACGCCCCTTCAACcgccctccccaccacccgcgCCATGGCCCACGTCgtggcgcacgccgccgcccgcatcgccttcttcgccgacGTCTTCTCGGAGATCTGGCTCTCAGGCCTGTGGACAGCCACCGCGGCCGAGCTTCTCTCCCCCACTACCCCAAAGCTGCTCCACTGCGCAGCCTATGGCGTCGACTACATGCTACTGCGCTGGACCGCAGTCACCCTCTGGGCGGATACAGCCGGCGCATCCTTGCATTCCTCgaccccccgccgccgcgccatTGGCGAGACATTCACGCCGTCATCCCACTCCGGCCATACGACCCAGACGACCCCGGCTTCCGCTTGCCCCCGCGCAGGGCGACATACCGCGTCATATGGCTCGTCCCAGCTCTGACTTTGTGTGCCTGGGCGCGTGGGTCAGGCATGGCCACGCGCATGGTAAGTGCTCCCAACGCACGGCAGCGCTGATGCCTGCCGCAGACCCCACTCATGGCCGTGTGGTTCACCCTCGAAGGCGGCGATCTCGCCGCTGTGCCCGAGCTGCTCATCGTTATCGCCGTGCTGGGAGTCATGACCCTCTTTCCTCGCATCCAAGCGCGGTCCAACCTCGCCCCCgtggccgtcgtcatcgcACTCATCACGTCCCTTCGCCCCTTGGTGCCCGTCTCGCTGCTCAAGCCAGCCCATATCACTCGCGCGTGTAACAAGACTTGGGCCGTGCTCGTATACCTCACCGCTCGCTACGACCCTTTCCCGGACAGGATAGCGGCTGACCGCGTCCTCATCACCCTCCTTCCCCTCATTGCATTGTTATTTTTTGGTACAGATGACGGACGCCGCATGCATCGGATCGAGATCTGACGCTGACGATGGGGTGTTGTGTTGGTGCGCATTTCCCGTGACGTCACTCATTGTTTACACAGGGCCGCGACTTTGACCGACGCAGCATCGACGACCCAATACATAAGATACATGAACCCGAAAGAGCGGCGATATGCTGGGACGTGTGATCCAGCTGGCAGACAAGGCTGCACTAGGGAAACGTGACGCTGCCTCCTGCAACATCCCTCCTCCAACCTCTCTCCTGCTACTCCTTCTCGCCGGTaaccacctcggccacctcggccttgtcaAAACCCCCGTCAAACCCAATCTCCTTGAGCAGTGTCTTCCACTGACCATTGACGAGGGGCCACGAGAAGCCAGCTCCAGGCCAAGGCGTGACCGGCAGGCCCTCAAACACAAACTCGCAGTGAGATCCGCCCTCAATCTGGGCGTGCGGGTCAGCACTCGGCAAGGCAGGGCCTTTATCGCCAACTCACGAGCAGGAAGTGCGGGTCAAGGCCCGACGCCGTCATGGCGTCCGTCAATGCGATGttctcgtcgcgcagctgctcgtccGATCCGACGTTGATGTAGAACTTgacgccggccttggcgagaCGCGAGAAGgtcgcgtgcggcggcgtgatgaGCGCGGGCGAGATGTACGGGCTGTTGAGGTACGACGAGTAGTGGCGCGCGTAGGAGGGCGCAATGACGGGCGTGGTGCTCTGCAGCCAGTCCTGGGGGTTTGTTAGCCGCGGCTACTAGGAGGGGCCGTGACGTGCTTACATTGGTCCAGTTGGTCGAAACGGAGGGGAACGAGGCGGTCACATCGGCCCATGGCTAGGCGTTAGCTCGCGTCATGCACAGCCACTCACCGAACACGCGAACACACCCGCCGGCAGGCCCCAGTTGGTCCAGCCCGTCTCCatcagctcgtcgaggtatCCCGTGAGCTGGATGATGGCGTGCGCGCCTGCCGAGTTACCATTGAGCACAATGTTCTGCGCGTGTCAGCTACCCTGTCATGGGGCTCCCAGCTCACTCTTGGCTCGAAGCCcaggtcctcgacgaggaacTGCCATCCCGCGAGGAAGTCGTACAGCGGGCCGGGGAACGCGCTGGCGTTGTCGAGACACTTGCGGTAGTTGGGCGCGAACACGCGCAGCTTGGACTCGTTGCACCAGTCCCACGCGAGGCTCCACTGGAGCGGGTGGCCAGTCTGGTATCCGCCCCCGACGACGTAGTAGATGATCTTTTCGTCcttgcccgcctcgcgccagaTATGTTTCGGCGACGTCCCGGCGGCCGTCTTCGGCGCGACCATGAACGCCGTCACGGGTTCCGGGCGCACCTTATTCCCGGCGATCTGGACAATCGGCAGGCGGGGGACCGAGTCGGCGATCGGCGGGATAGTCTTGACGCTCGCGTTTGCGCGGTCGCCGTACAGCTTGAGCATCGCAGGCGTGATCTTGCCGTGGTCCGGGTCGGGCGCATACACGgccccgaggccaagcgaGCCGGTGAGATAGCGCGCCAAGCCGGAGATGACGAAGCGCTTGTAGCCGAAGGTTGGCCGCTTGAAGATGTACAGGATAGAATTGTATGCCAGGTTCAGCGGGATGCCGAGCAGGAACATGGGCGGCCAGCACACGAGCCGCAGGATGCTCCGGACCAAAGGGCGCGGCTCGTACGGCGGCTGCGGGATCCACCGCGCCGTGCCCTGCGGTCTTGGTGCCCAGCGGGGCTCGCCAGGCTTGACCATGGGTGAGTGGTTGGGATGGATGGGGTCGTTTGATGAGTAAGTGGGCGATGGGTCAAACAGAGGATTGTTGTCGGCGAGATGTGGACATTCCTcgatcgcgccgcccgcccgaggtggaggtgggtgaggggTTATcgggtgcgccggcgcgtcgcgtgGCCCGGCGATGCGGCTGCATCACGTCTGTTGCTCGTCACTATTGCCTTCAAACTGCAGCTATGCATGCTCTTACCTCGCTCAGTCTCGCCAAGTCTTGCTCTTCTCAAACTTTTGACGACCTCGTGCCTCAGAGCACGGAGTAACCCAATAACAGTGGTATGATAATCGTGCTGACAACccccgctggctggctggctggcggttCAAGCCGGCTATCAAGATCCGACCTGCGTAACTGACAAGACAGACTTTGGATCCACAACATCGTCCAcgacaacagcaacaacactCGAAGCATTAACGCGACTCCTACTACAGCGACAGCGGCATTCCCGACCCACTCCCAATCCCAGCCCACCGTCATGGCCACCGTCAAGGGCACAAAGCCCAAACACTCTGTCGGGCCAGAGCACGTCATGAACTTTCCCATTCTGGATCTCGGGTATCCGGCCCAGAGTAGGAGGACGGTGTCGATTGTGGATACAGATGTGCACGTGTACGGGCTAGAGGAGATTCAAGGGAGCAAGCTGCCCATTGGGATAATAGTGAGTAGGTGCAGGGGGGAGAGGAGCCagtggaggggtgggtgccagatgaggggaggcggagccgggtggaggggtgggtgggtaggCCATttctcgcgcgcagcgcgtaggGGTTGGTGGGCGGGTGACCTCtagctcgcgcagcagggtgggtgggtgggccacATCTCTCCGAGCTTTGCTCgagggagggtgggtgggcgagatGAGTAACCAGCCTGCAGAGACGGTGGACGAAGGGAGGCCTGGCGAGCAGCCTGCATATCAGCTCATGCTCACACCACACCTCAGATCCTATCCCATGGCCGCTGCAACTCGGCCAAGAACATGCACGCGATGGCATCAGGCCTCCTGGGCGAGCTGCACCGGTTCgagcgcgagtcggccgcAGACAAGAAGTACCCGCGGCGCAAGGTCCGCGACTACGTCGTCGCGACCATTGACGGGAGAAACCACGGCCAGCGGACAAAGTATCGCGAGCGCAACTTGAGCTACGATGTCAACCCGCTCCACCTGTGCGTTGTATGCTTCCTGGAGCTATCGCTGATTCCCGCAGGATGGACATGGCGTCCACGATCGAAGGCGGCGTGCACGACCACCGACTCCTGCTCGACTTCTTGCCGGCGTACCTCTTCCCCCGGGACGAGAGCGTCGTGGACGAGTTCATGACCGTCGGGGTGTCGATGGGCGGTGCGTGGTGGCGGTTGCAGCCGGGCTGACAACGACAGGACACACCGTCTGGCGACTCCTCCGGGAAGGTGAGTTAGaaccgcggcgccgtcgctgaCACTGCCAGAACCCCGCGTGCGCATCGCCGTCCCCATCATCTCCATGTCGCCCGAAGCACTTGGGCCCAACCTCGTCTTCCGTGCCAGTCAGTACGGCTTGGACGACCCAGTCTACACTGCCCAAGTACGGCGATACCTCGAAACGCCGTCCACGCCCGGCGTGtacaagggcaagaagatcCTGTCCATccacggcggcaaggacgaccTCCTCCCGCTTGACAAGTCGCAGCCCTACCTTGACAAGGTGATCCGCGAAAACCAGGCCAACGAGGTCATGATCTgggtcgaccccgaggcggGGCACAAGATCAGCCCCGAGATGGTCACCAAGTCGGCGTGGTGGCTGTGGAAGTGGGGCTTTAGCAAGCCCGTGAAGAGTGTGACGTGGGCAAAGTTGTAGAAAGTAAGCGCATCCCGCGGTCTGCCGCTAACTAGTACAGTACATGCATACAGTCTACCCACCCCCTACTCCACCTTCTGCCACTCGGTCTCGAGGAACGCGACCTCCTCCTTACCTCCGCTGACGAACGGCGGGCCCATCTGCTGCTCgtagccggcggcggtggcgccaTATGGCGTCTGGTGCCATccgagcgagccgccgccATACTGACCGCTCGCATGGGTCGGCAGCGTGCCGTTGGCCAGCGTCAGGCCCTGCATCAGGCCATACTGGTTGCTCATACGCCCCGCGaccatgcgcgcgcgctgctgccgctgcgcgtTGGCGATGATCATCTCGATGCGCGGTATTGTCGCCCAGTACACCTGTGCGCGTGATGCCGAGTATCCGAGCAGGCTGGCGACATCGCCCGAGATGCACGCGTTTGTCCATGCCTCGCGCATCGTGTCAGAGTAGAGCGAGCAGATTGCCCGCTCGGTCCGGTGGAAGCCGCACAGCGGGACGAGGCTCGCCAGTGCTGTGCCGCTCGCAAAGCTCACCCAGCAGTCGGGGCAGATGAGGAGCTCTGGCCAGCCGTACCACGTTGCGTTTtcgagcgccttgcggcGCGGGCACAACGGTAGCGTGGAGAGCACGCGCGCATGTTCCGCCAGCGGGGCCCACACACCTGtggccagcgcctcgaggagcagcgtCGTCCAGTGGTCGACCCGCTGCGCGCCATCGCTGAGGTCGCATGCGCGGCTCTGGCCGGGACTCCGGGGCGAGAAGTACCGCCCCAGGCCCATGACCTCCACGACGGCGTGGTGCGCGGCACACAGGTCCATGTCTGCGCCTGCCAAGCCATACCACTCATCGACGTGCAGTGTAGCGTCGCATGGTCGCGCGAGGGATAtccgctcggccgcgcgccaccaGTCGGCGAACTCGCCGTGCTGGACGGCAAAGGtccacgcggcgcgcgtcgcgccgtggAAGTCGCACGACCAGTTCTGTCCGGCCGCAGAGGGGTACGGGACGAATTCGGCCCCGTAGCGCGTGTACGCGACGTGGTCGGCATGGCAGCCCTCGCAGAGGACCAGCCCGTGGATGGCCTGCTTGGTAGTGTACCATTTCGTGCCGTGCGAgggcacgctcgcgccggtgCATGcccgcggcagcagcaggcggcgcgatGCAGAGTCGAGGAACTCGGTCCATCCGTCCACTGTTTCCGAGAGGGTGATAAACGCGCGCTGGATGGCGGGGAGGGCGAACGCGCAGCTGCCGGCCTTGGGCGTCGGGGCAAAGTTGGACGCGAAGGGCGACGCGAGGACCACGTCCTGGTAGCATGCCTCGCATGCCGCGAGCCCAGGGGCAGAGGGCACGTGGTACCCGCTCTCCGTGGACGCGGCGGTACATTTCCCGATCGCATGTCGGCGGGCGACAAACTCGGTCAGCacggagggcgaggagcgcgccgcggcggcgaggagcgccttgAGCCGGGGCGTCGTGAATGCGCAGCTGCCCTTTGTTTGCAGCTGAACAAagctggcggcgagcgagctgccGCTGACCCGGGTCGCATGGCAGTGCGTGCAGAGGAGTAAGGGTGTCCCGGAGAGCTGGtaccagctcgtcgtcgacactgTGGACGTGCAGAATGCCAGCGTGGGGTTCGGTGCGCCGGCATCCCGCACGGCAGGGacgcccgtcggcgcgtccgAGAGCAGCGGGCGCGGGATGGgtgccgcgggcggcggtggcgccatcgacgtcgacgcagGCGGCGAGTACACTGGAGACGCGTGCGCACTCGTAAAGGGCGAGTAgtacggcggcgaggtgggcggggtgaagaacggcgcggtggtcgtatctgggcggggcgggaTGGGCGGGGGAGCTGGGCTCGTTGCCCAGAAGCTGTccatggtggtggatggAGACGAGACAAGCTGCTGAGCGAGCAAAAAAGAAGCGTGCAGCATGAAGACCGCACGGCgtcttgctcgctcgctcgtcggaGCATAGCATCCTGCTCCTGCTTGGTTTGTTTCGCTCGCTTGATCCCTCGGGTTGGCCGGGCCGAAATTGCCACGAGCCGTTTATCAGACAAGGAATCGTCGCGCGTGATTGGGTAAGCCACCTCGATCGGGCCAGTCGGGCGACGCGGGGGGGTCGCCCTGGCTGGCaagctggcggcgggtggtCGCCGGAGACGAAACGACAACGCCGTATGGTTCACGTGCTTTTCGGCCCCTGCCCTGTGGGCGGTGAGTCGCGGGGCGGTGAtgcggcgcggtggtgcggcGAGGTGCAGTGAGCGAGCCGACAGGATCCGCCaatggatggatggatgcTGCTCTTCGCAACGCCGACCGCGACTGACTTACAGGcgtcgcgtgcgcgcgcccaTACGACACTCTATTTCTGAGGCGCCCATCCTTACCCTGAAGGACGCCGCGCACGGCACGCCGCGACCAAAGCTCGCTCCAGACACGtcccagcgcgcgcgggtTTGCGACGGCCTCGTGGGCTCGGACCTCTGCCTTGTCTCGGCAACAAGTTTGAGGTCGTCAAAACTGGAAGCCGGCCCCAGCGAAAGAGTGCCGTTGCCCCCGTGCACGAGGCTGCCGGCCGTCATTAGTCCCTCACCCCTCCTAAGCATACGCTGCACGTGTCCGGGACGGGATGACGGGGACTTGAGCTCGAACCCGGAGCAAAGTAACATTCGCTCACAGTCAAAGTGGTTGCGCCGAGCTGGTAGCCATGGCGAGGAGTGACGCAGAGGCAGGTCGCAGAAACACGGCAGCTACCCTTCTTAAATCTGCTTCGCCTTGTACGGGCCGCAGGTGAGGAAGGGTCATTCCGCTACCATCCACTTCTCGAACGGCTTAATGGGGTGCGTGAGGTCGATCGCCTAGTATCGCCCAGTCTAGCCACGCTTTACCCCCACCGACATGGACGGCGTGATGTGATTCTGGGCCCCGGGGCCAGTGCATAACGGCGGTCTGTCAACAGCGGCCGATACACCACCAAACAAAGCGATACGGAGAGCTCGGACACCTCGGGGGCTATGTATACTTATTCCTCCCTCCTGCGCTTGTgcaagggcctcgagctcgcccacgAGTATGAAAGCTTGAGTTTGCTGTGCTGTGGACGCCGAAAGTCTTCTCCTCCCTCTCAAGTTCGGCAGCATGATTCGGTGGATCGCTACGGCCTGCCTGGCGTCCACGGTCGTGTCGGCGGCTGGGAGCTACAGCCCATCACTCCTCTCTACACTTACCATCTGGAGCTACCTCCCCGGTATCACCTATAACGGGCCCTGGAAGATGATATATCCGGCGCCACCTGCTGAGAGTGCGAGTGCTACCCCAGGAAGCCTCGGGTCCGGTGACTGGTCAGCCTATCAAGTCAATTCGACTGATGGCGCTTCATTCTCAGTACCCTTCTACGGCTACGGCATCTGGGATGTGGTCATGGCTCTCACCCCCTTCGACCAGAAGCAGCAAACTGTCAACCTGACAGTGTCACTTGATGCCACTACCTGGTCAGTTCAGACAAATGCGACCCCCGTTGCAAGCATCTCTTTCTGGAAGAGCACACCGCCTGTCGGGCCTCTTTGGCCACCCATCAATTTGGGTCCATTGGCAATGACCACCACGGCATCTTGTCACATTCTCAATGTCACCGTCCCCAGCAATGTGACCGCCACCTTCTGGTTGGCCCATGC
Encoded here:
- the SPAC4A8.06c_0 gene encoding AB hydrolase superfamily protein; the encoded protein is MVKPGEPRWAPRPQGTARWIPQPPYEPRPLVRSILRLVCWPPMFLLGIPLNLAYNSILYIFKRPTFGYKRFVISGLARYLTGSLGLGAVYAPDPDHGKITPAMLKLYGDRANASVKTIPPIADSVPRLPIVQIAGNKVRPEPVTAFMVAPKTAAGTSPKHIWREAGKDEKIIYYVVGGGYQTGHPLQWSLAWDWCNESKLRVFAPNYRKCLDNASAFPGPLYDFLAGWQFLVEDLGFEPRNIVLNGNSAGAHAIIQLTGYLDELMETGWTNWGLPAGVFACSPWADVTASFPSVSTNWTNDWLQSTTPVIAPSYARHYSSYLNSPYISPALITPPHATFSRLAKAGVKFYINVGSDEQLRDENIALTDAMTASGLDPHFLLIEGGSHCEFVFEGLPVTPWPGAGFSWPLVNGQWKTLLKEIGFDGGFDKAEVAEVVTGEKE